The Motilibacter peucedani DNA window ACCGGGTTGACCGTGCCGAGGATGTTGGAGACGTGGACGAGCGAGACGACCTTCGTGCGCTCGGTGAGCAGCTCGTCGAGGTTCGAAAGGTCGAGCCGGCCCTCGTCGGTCAGCCCGATCCAACGCAGCGTGGCGCCGGTGCGCTCGCACAGCAGCTGCCACGGCACGATGTTGGAGTGGTGCTCCATCTCGGTGACGAGCACCTCGTCGCCGGGACCGACGCGCCACCGGCTCCCCCACGCCACGACGTTGGCGACGAGGTTGAGCGCCTCGGTGGAGTTCTTGGTGAACACCACCTCGCTGCGCGACGCGGCACCGATGAACGACACGAGCTTGTCGCGCGCGCCCTCGTAGAGCGCGGTCGCCTCCTCCGCCAGCGCGTGCACGCCGCGGTGCACGTTGGCGTTGGAGCGGCGGTAGTAGCTGTCGAGCGCGTCGAGGACGACCTGCGGCTTCTGCGAGGTCGCCGCGGAGTCGAGGTAGACCAGCGGCCGCCCTCCCGACCCGTCGGCGTCGTGCACGGTGCGCGACAGGATCGGGAAGTCGGCGCGCACGGCCTCGGCGTCGAGCACGGCCGGCGCGACCCGCTGGACGTCAGCGGTCACGAGGCCAGCTTGGTGTAGCGCTCGTAGCCCTCGGCCTCGAGCCGCTCGGCGAGCTCCTTGCCGCCCTGCTCGGCGATGCGCCCGTCGACGAACACGTGCACGAAGTCGGGCTCGATGTAGCGCAGGATGCGGGTGTAGTGCGTGATCAGCAGCACGCCGACCTCACCGGTGGCGCGCACCCGGTTGACGCCCTCGGACACCACGCGCAGCGCGTCGACGTCGAGGCCGGAGTCGGTCTCGTCGAGCACGGCGATCTTCGGCTTGAGCAGCTCGAGCTGGAGGATCTCGTGGCGCTTCTTCTCGCCGCCGGAGAAGCCCTCGTTGACGTTGCGCTCGGCGAACGCGGGGTCGACGCCCAGGCGGTCCATCGCCTCGCGGACCTCCTTGACCCAGGTGCGCAGCGCGGGCGCCGAGCCGCGGGTCGCCGTGGCCGCCGTGCGCAGGAAGTTCGACACCGAGACGCCGGGGACCTCGACGGGGTACTGCATCGCCAGGAAGAGCCCGGCCCGCGCGCGCTCGTCGACCGGCATCGCCAGCACGTCCTCGCCGTCGAGCGTGACGCTGCCGCCGGTGACGGTGTACTTCGGGTGCCCGGCGATGGAGTAGGCCAGCGTCGACTTGCCCGAGCCGTTGGGGCCCATGATCGCGTGCGTCTCGCCCGCCCGGACGGTCAGGTCGACGCCGCGCAGGATCTGCTTGGCACCGGCTTCGGTGTCGACGGTGACCTGCAGGTCTCGGATCTCGAGGGTGGACATGCGGGAGGGCTCCTCAGGGGTGGGGATCAGGCCTCGGGCGAGACGTCGACGAGGACGTCGTCACCGGCGAGGGTCACGGGGTAGACGGGCACGGGGGCGGTCGCGGGCGGCCCGGAGGGCTTGCCCGTGCGCAGGTCGAACATCGAGCCGTGCAGCCAGCACTCGAGCTCGCAGCCGTCGACCTCGCCCTCGGAGAGCTTGACGTTGGCGTGGCTGCAGCGGTCCTGGATCGCGAAGAACCCCTCGTCGGTGCGCACGACCGCGACCTGGACGCCCTCGACCGTGACGGCCAGGGGCGCGTCGAGGGCGAAGTCGGCGACCGAGCCGACGCGTACAGCGCTCACGCGCGGCCCCCGGCGAGCTCGGCCTCGATCGCGGCGATGAGCCGCTCGCGGACCGCCGGCACGGTGATCTTCTGCAGGACGTCGACGAAGAAGCCCTGCACGACCAGGCGGCGGGCCTCGTCCTCGGGGATGCCGCGCGCCTGCAGGTAGAACAGCTGCTCGTCGTCGAAGCGGCCGGTGGCGCTGGCGTGGCCGGCGCCCTCGATCTCGCCCGTCTCGATCTCGAGGTTGGGCACCGAGTCGGCGCGGGCGCCGTCGGTCAGGATGAGGTTGCGGTTGAGCTCGTAGGTGTCGGTGCCGCCGGCCTCGGCGCGGATCAGCACGTCGCCCACCCAGACGGTGTGGGCCGACTCGCCCTGCAGGGCGCCCTTGTAGGTCACCCGCGAGCGGCAGTTCGGCTGGCTGTGGTCGACGAAGAGCCGGTGCTCCTGGTGCTGGCCGGAGTCGGCGAAGTAGAGCCCGCGCAGCTCGGCGTCGCCGCCGGGGCCGGTGTACTCGACCGTCTCGACGACGCGGACGAGCTCGCCGCCCAGCGTGACCTGGGTGGAGGAGATGCGGGCGTCGCGGCCGAGGCGTACGCCGTGGTGCGCCGCGTGCACGCTGCCGTCGTCCCAGCCCTGGACGCTCACGAGCTCGAGCGAGGCGCCGTCGCCGACGACGACGGAGACCTCGGCGCCGTAGCGGGCGGCGCCGTCGTGCTCGAGCACGACCGTCGCCTTCGCGAACGCGCCGACCTCGACGACCACGTGGCCCCAGACGACGTCGGCCGCGGAGCCGGTGCCGGTGAGCCGGACGACCGCGGGCTCGTCGAGCTGGGCCTCCTTGGGCACGGAGACGACCAGCGCGCCCTCCGAGCGCGTGGCGGCGAAGGCCGAGACGCGGTCGACGGGTGCCGGCACCGAGCGCAGGAACGGGTCGTCGGCGCCGACGGTGCGCAGCTCGACGCCGTCGGGCAGCTCGCTGGAGACGCTGAGCCGGTGCGCCGACGGCTCGCCGTCGAGCAGGCCGCCGAGGGTGTCGAGCGGGGTGAAGCGCCAGTCCTCCTCGCGGCCCGAGGGCCGCGGGAAGTCGGCGGGGTCGAAGGAGCGCACGCTGTCGGCGCGGCTGCGCACGTCGACGACGGGTGCGCCCCCGCCGTGGGAGTGCTCCTTGACCACGACAGGAGCGAGGACGGACTCGGTCATCCGACGGCGCCTTCCATCTGCAGCTCGATCAGGCGGTTGAGCTCGAGGGCGTACTCCATGGGCAGCTCGCGCGCGATGGGCTCGATGAACCCGCGCACGATCATGGCCATGGCCTCCTCCTCGGTCATGCCGCGAGACATCAGGTAGAACAGCTGGTCCTCGCTGACCTTCGAGACCGTGGCCTCGTGCCCCATCTGCACGTCGTCCTCGCGGACGTCGACGTAGGGGTAGGTGTCCGAGCGGCTGATCGTGTCGACCAGCAGCGCGTCGCAGCGGACCGTCGACTTCGAGTGGTGCGAGCCCTCGAGCACCTGGACCAGGCCGCGGTAGGACGTGCGGCCGCCGCCGCGGGCGACGGACTTGCTCACGATCGAGGACGACGTGTAGGGCGCCGCGTGGACCATCTTCGAGCCGGCGTCCTGGTGCTGGCCCTCTCCCGCGAACGCGATGGAGAGCGTCTCGCCCTTGGCGTGCTCGCCGACCATCCAGACGCCGGGGTACTTCATGGTGACCTTGGAGCCGAGGTTGCCGTCGATCCACTCCATCGTCGCGCCTTCGTGGGCGACGGCCCGCTTGGTGACGAGGTTGTAGACGTTGTTGGACCAGTTCTGGATCGTCGTGTAGCGGACGCGGGCGCCCTTCTTGACGACGATCTCGACGACGGCCGAGTGCAGCGAGTCGCTGGAGTAGATCGGCGCGGTGCAGCCCTCGACGTAGTGGACGTAGGAGTCCTCGTCGGCGATGATCAGCGTCCGCTCGAACTGGCCCATGTTCTCGGTGTTGATGCGGAAGTACGCCTGCAGCGGGATGTCGACGTGGACGCCCTTGGGCACGTAGATGAACGAGCCGCCCGACCACACCGCGGTGTTGAGCGCCGAGAACTTGTTGTCGCCGGTCGGGATGACCGTCGTGAAGTACTCGCGGAACAGCTCCTCGTGCTCGCGGAGCGCAGTGTCGGTGTCGAGGAAGATGACGCCCTTCTCCTCGAGGTCCTCGCGGATCTTGTGGTAGACGACCTCGGACTCGTACTGCGCCGCGACGCCGGCGACGAGGCGCTGCTTCTCGGCCTCGGGGATGCCGAGCCGGTCGTAGGTCGACTTGATGTCCTCGGGCAGCTCCTCCCACGAGGAGGCCTGCTTCTCGGTCGAGCGCACGAAGTACTTGATGTTGTCGAAGTCGATGCCGCCGAGGTCGGAGCCCCAGGTCGGCATGGGCTTCTTGTGGAACAGGCGCAGGCCCTTGAGGCGCAGGTCGAGCATCCACTGCGGCTCGTTCTTCCGTGCGGAGATGTCGCGCACGACCTGCTCGGAGAGCCCGCGCTTGGCGGTGGCACCGGCCGAGTCGGGGTCGGCCCAGCCGTACTCGTAGCGTCCGAGGCCGTCGAGCTCGGGGTGGGCAGTCTGCGTCATCAGTGCATCCCTCCGGAAGAGGCTGTTGTGGAGCTGGTGGTCACGTGGGTGGTGCAGACGTGCTCGCCGTGTGCGAGCGTCGCGAGCCTGCGGGTCGGCGCCCCCACCAGGCGCGCGAACGAGGCCGCCTCGGCGTCGCACAGCTGGGGGAACTCGGCGGCGACGCTCTGCACGGGGCAGTGGCCCTGGCAGAGCTGCGCGCCGCCGGCCGGCGAGGTGCGCACGCTGGCCGCGTAGCCGTCGGCCGACAGGGCGGCGGCCAGCGCGTCGAGCCGCTGGGCGGGATCCTCCCCGGCGGCGTCGACGGCCGCGGCGTAGCGCGCCTCGACCTCGCCGACGCGTGCCCTGGCGAAGGCGTCGACCGCGGCCTCGCCGCCGGTGGCCGCGAGGAAGCGCAGCGCGGAGACGGCGAGGTCGTCGTAGGAGCTGGCGAGCGCCGCGTGCCCGGTGCCGGTGAGCGCGAACTCCTTGGCGGGGCGTCCGCGGCGGCGCGGCCCGGCGGCGCGCTCCTCGCGCGCCTCGACGTGGCCGGCGGCGAGCAGGGCGTCGAGGTGGCGGCGCACGGCGGCGGGGGTCAGCCGGAGCTGCCGGGCGAGGGCCGCCGCGGTGAGCGGGCCGGCCTCGGAGATGGCGCGCGCGACACGGTCGCGCGTGCGGGCGTCGGGCTCCTGCGGGCGCGCCTCGGAGACCGGCTCTGCGCCGGTCCCCTGCACGCTCGCGTCCACGACCATCAATTGCACAACACCAGTGTGTCCTAATTCGCTTCCCGCTGTCGCGCAGGGCTGAGTGGGCCGCGTCACGGAAGGCTCCCCTAACCCGGCACGGACGGGCAGGGACGAGGTGTACGCAACCGGCCCGTACGCGCTCATCCCGGGTGCATGCTGTTCACACGACGCACCGGAGGTGCGGGATGGCGACGAGCGACGGCCCGGGCGGGCCACGGCGCGGAGCAGGTGCCCGCGCGGCGCTGCTGCGCTGGCTGCAGGGCACGGCTGCGCCGGTCACCCTGCTGCCCGGCCGACCCCCCGACGCACCGCCCGCTGCCGCGCGACCGGCGCGGGACGGGGAGCCGCTGCGCGCCGTGTGCTGCTCGGGCGGCGGCATCCGCGCCGCCGCGTTCGCCCTCGGCGGGATGCAGGGCCTGCACCGCCGGCCCGCGGGCGGCGGCGCGAGCTGGTACGACGGCGTACGCCTGGTCACCGCCGTCTCCGGCGGCGCCTACATCGCGGCCTCGGCCGCCATCGTCAACCACCACCTCACCGACGCCCAGCGCGCCGAGCTGCCCGCCTACGCGCCCGGCTCCCCCGAGGACAACCGGCTGCGGGCGCACACGCGCTACCTCGCCGAGGACCCGAAGGTCGCGGCCTACGGCGCGCTGAGCATCCTCTACGGCCTCGTGCTCAACCTCGTGCCCGTCCTGCTCGTGGTCTGCATCGCCGCGCGCCTGGTCGGCTGGGCGCTCTACGAGTGGGACCTCGTGCGGGTCAGCGACGGCGGCCGCACCTGGGAGGTGGGCGACCTCACGACGGTCGCGCTGGTGCTGCTGGGCGTCGCGGGCGCCGGGCTGCTGCTCTACGCCGTGGAGCGCGTGCGCGACATCTACTTCCCGCCCCGCGAGACGTTGTACGCGGCGCTGCGCTCCTGGTCGCTGCGGCTGCTGAGCACGGCGGCCGCGGGCGCCGTGCTGCTGATGGGCGTCCCCGAGCTGATGCACCTGCTCAGCCAGGTGCGCGACGCCCGGCCGGGACTGGGCGGCGGCGCGCAGACCGGCGGCCTGCTGGGCACGACCTCCGCACTGGTGGTGCTCGTGAAGAGCACGCTGGGGCGCTTCAAGGGCCAGCTGCAGGCCACCAGCGGGAGCCGGCCGGGGCTGGTGTCGAGCGCGCTGAAGCGCGCCGTGTCGGCGCTCTCGCCGTGGCTGGGCTCGGGCCTGGCGCTGCTGGCCCTCGTCGCCGCGTTCGTGACCTGGACGACCGGGCCGGCCTGGCACGGGCTCGGCACCGACGACCGGGTCGTCGTCGCGGTGCTGGCTGCCGCGCTGCTGCTGTGGCAGCTGCTCAGCGACATCAACCGCAACTCGGTGCACCCGTTCTACAAGGAGCGGCTCTCCTCGGCCTACGTGGTGCGCCGCTCCCCCGACGGCACGAGCGCCGACTCGCTCGACTACACCCAGCCGGTGCGCTTCTCCGACTTCGCGCAGCCGCACGACGTGCCGGAGCTCGTCGTCTGCGCCGCCGTCAACACCGCCGAGGAGGGCCGCGCGCCCTCTGGCCGCGGCTGCGCGTCGTTCACCTTCTCCGCTCGGCACACCGGCGTCACCGCAGGGCCGCTCGACACCCCCGAGCGGCTCGCCGCGGCCCACCGCGCCGGCCACCTGCGCGACACCGCGGAGTACGAGCGCATCGCCGGCGTACGCCTGCTGACCCTCCCCGCGGCGGTCGCTGTCAGCGGCGCCGCGGTGTCGCCGCTGATGGGCCGCTACACCCGGGCCCCGCTGCGGCTGCTGCTCTCGCTGGCCAACGTCCGGCTCGGGCTGTGGCTGCCGAACCCCATGCACCCGGGCTGCCGGCTGCAGGCGCCGGACCCGGAGGACGGGCCGCTCGTGAAGGTGTGGCGCCTGCTCCGCACCCAGCTGCGCCAGCCCGGCATCCCCGGCCTGCTGCGCGAGATGAGCGGCCGGGTGGGGCTCTCCGGCCGCTGGGTCTACGTCACCGACGGGAGCCACTACGAGAACCTCGGGCTGGTCGAGGCCCTGCGCCGCGGAGCCGACGAGATCGTCGTCTTCGACGCGTCCGGCGACCTGCCCAACCGGTGGGCGGAGTTCGGCCAGTCGGTGGCGACGGCGCGCGCTGACCTCGGCGTCGCCGTCCGGCTCGACCCGACGACCATGACCACCGACGAGAAGACCATGCGCGCCGCAGCGCTGGTGGCGCGCGGGACGTGCGAGTACCCCGACGGCCGCGTCGCGGCGCTCTACCTGTGCAAGCTGGCGCTGCCGGCCCAGGCGCCGGCCTCGTGGGACGTGCTCGCCTGGGCGTTCGCCCACCAGGAGTTCCCCCACGACACCGTCGCCCAGCAGCTCTACGGCGACCGGGAGTTCGAGGCCTACCGGCGCATCGGCGAGCTGGCGGCGGCCGCAGCGCTCGACGCCATGGCGGCCGAGGAGCCCGTCGTCCCCGCCGCGCGGGTCGACCTGGACGCCGGTCGGACGGTCGCGACGACGCCTTCCTGACACGATCGGTCGACATGCTTGACACCGCGTCGCCGCAGGTGGTTCGGTGAGGCCCGTGGACACGCAGCGCCCCGCGGCCCTCCCCGGGCCCGCCCTCGCGCGCCACCTGCTGAGCATGTCGCCGGTGCCGCCGGGCACCTCCTGTCGCGACCTCGCGCGTCGCTGACCCCCCGCTCGACCCGCCCCTGCCCCAGCCGCCGCCGGCTCGCCGCCGGCCGCGCCCGCGCGCCTGCGTACCTGAGGAGAACCGCCATGACCTACGCCCCCTCGACCCCTGACCTGGTGCGGGCATGAGCGCCCGCGGGGTCGTCTCGCTGTCGGGCAACCCCCGCAGGGGCTCGCGCACCTCGCACGTCGCCGCGCTGCTCGGGGCCGACCTGCACGACGAGCTCGGCCTGCCCGGCGAGGCGGTGCACCTCGACCTGGCCGAGCTGCCCAACCCGCTCGCGGCGGGCGCGTCCGAGGCGCTGGCCGAGGCGGTCGAAGCCGTGCGCGGGGCCGCCGTGCTCGTCGTGGCGACACCCACCTACAAGGCGAGCTACACCGGCCTGCTCAAGGCGTTCGTCGACCTGCTGCCGCCGGCCGCGCTGGACGGCGTGCTGGCCGTCCCGGTGATCACCCTCGGCTCCCCCGCCCACACGCTGGCCGCGGAGGTGCACCTGCGGCCGCTGCTGCTCGAGCTGGGCGCCACGACGCCCACGGCGTCGGTCGCGCTGCTCGACGCCGACCTCGCCGACGCGGCTGCCACGTCACGGCGCGTCGTCGGCTCGCTCGTGCCGTACCTCACAGCGGTCGCTGCGCTCGCGGCGCGCGACTCCCCTGTGCTCAGGGTCACGGCTGCCGGAGCGGGGCTGGCGCCCTAGCATCGAGGCATGTCCGCCGCTGCCGTCGAGGTCGTCGACCTGGTCAAGCGCTACGGACCCCGGCCCGTCGTCGACGGGCTCTCGCTGCGCGTCGAGCGCGGCTCGGTCACCGCGGTCCTCGGGCCCAACGGCGCCGGCAAGACCACGACCATCGAGACGTGCGAGGGCTACCGCCGTCCCGACTCGGGCACCGTGCGGGTGCTCGGTCTCGACCCGGTCCGCGACAGCGCCGAGCTGAAGGCGCGCGTCGGCGTGATGCTGCAGGGCGGCGGCATCCCCAACGCCATCCGCCCGCAGGAGGCGCTCGAGCACGCGGCCGCGCTCTACGCCGACCCCCTGCCGCCGGGCCTGCTGGTCGAGCGGCTCGGGCTGGGCGGCTCGCTGCGCACGCCCTACAAGCGGCTCTCCGGCGGCCAGCAGCAGCGGCTCTCCCTCGCCCTGGCGCTGGTCGGGCGGCCCGAGCTGGTCTTCCTCGACGAGCCGAGCGCCGGGCTCGACCCGCACGCGCGCGGGGTCATCGGAGACCTGGTGATCGAGCTGCGCCGGGCCGGGGTGACCGTGGTGCTGACCACCCACCTGATCGACGAGGCGGAGCGGCTCGCCGACGAGGTCGTGATCATCGACACCGGACGGGTGGTGGCATCCGGCTCCCCCGCCGAGCTCACGGCCGGCGGCGCGCAGACGCGCCTGACCTTCTCCGCGCGGCCGGGGCTGCCGCTCGAGGCGCTGCGCTCGGCGCTGCCCCTCGGACTCACCGTCACCGAGGAGCCCGCCGGCGCCTACCGCGTCGACGGCCCGCTGACCCCGGCAGCGCTGGTGGCCGTGACCGGCTGGTGCGCGGCGCTCGACGTCATGCCGGTCGGGCTCTCGGTGTCGCGGCGTACGCTCGAGGACGTCTTCTTCGAGATCACCGGCCGGGAGCTGCGCGCGTGACGAGCCTGCCCGCCGTGAGCCGGCCCGGGACCACCGGCGCCGGAGCGCCGCCCGTCACGCTCGACCTCGCCCCGCGGCCGGGGACGGCGCCCGTGCAGCGGATGGTCGCCGCCCAGTCCCGGCTCGAGCTCTCGATGCTGCTGCGCAACGGCGAGCAGCTGCTGCTCGCGCTCGTCGTGCCGGCGCTGCTGCTCGTGGTCGGCGCGAAGGTCGACCTCGGCACCGCCACTGGCGCCCGCCGGGTCGACGCGGTGACGCCGGGCGTGCTCGCACTCGCGGCGATGTCGATCGCCTTCACCGGCCAGGCGATCGCCACCGGCTTCGAGCGCCGCTACGGCGTCCTGAAGCGCCTGGGCTCCACACCGCTGCCGCGCTGGGGCCTGCTCGCCGGCAAGACGGTCGCCGTGCTGGCGGTCGAGGCCGCGCAGTGGGTGGTGCTCGGCGCAGTCGCCGTGGTGCTCGGCTGGCGGCCCCACGGCGACCCCTTCTCCGTGCTGGCGCTGGTGCTCGTCGGCACCTCGGCCTTCACGGCGCTGGCGCTGCTCATGGCCGGCACCCTGCGCGCGGAGGCCACCCTGGCCGGCGCCAACCTGGTCTGGGTCCTGCTCCTGCTCGGCGGCGGCGTCGTCGTGCCGCTGTCCGACTACCCCCGCGCCGGCGAGCTGGTCGCCGAGGCCTTCCCGCTGGCCGCACTGTCCGAGGGCCTGCGCGGCGTGCTCGAGCACGGCCACGCCCTGCCGCTGGGCCCGTTCGCCGTCCTGTGCGCCTGGACCGCGGGCGCGGCGGTGCTCGCCGGCCGGTTCTTCCGGTGGGAGTGACCCGCGGCCGGGCTGCGCTGCGCCCGCGACCTCCTAGGCTGGGAGCCGTGAGCAGATCTTGGCGCATCGTCCTCGGCCTGGCCTGGGCCTCGCTGGTCGCCAACTGCCTGCTCGTCGTCACCGGCGGAGCGGTCCGCCTCACCGGCAGCGGGCTCGGCTGCCCGACCTGGCCGCAGTGCGGCGACGGGTCCTACGTCACCCACTCGGCCTACGGCCTCCACGGGGCGATCGAGTTCGGCAACCGGATGCTCACCTTCGTGCTGGCGCTCGTGGCCGTCGCGACGCTGGTCTCCGCGCTGACCGCTCGGCCCTACCGCCGCGGGCCCGTGCTGCTGGCCCTCGGGCTCTTCCTCGGCATCCCGGCCCAGGCCGTCATCGGCGGCATCACCGTGCTGACCAAGCTGAACCCCTGGGTCGTCATGCTCCACCTGATGTGCTCGCTGCTGATGGTGGCCGCAGCCGCCCTGCTCGTCGTGCGCGTCCGCGAGGGCGACGCCCCCGCCCGCTCCGAGCTGGCGCAGCCCCTGCGCCACCTGACCTCGGCGCTGCTCGGGCTCGTCCTGGTCATCTGCTACCTCGGCGCCGTCGTCACGGGC harbors:
- the sufB gene encoding Fe-S cluster assembly protein SufB, producing MTQTAHPELDGLGRYEYGWADPDSAGATAKRGLSEQVVRDISARKNEPQWMLDLRLKGLRLFHKKPMPTWGSDLGGIDFDNIKYFVRSTEKQASSWEELPEDIKSTYDRLGIPEAEKQRLVAGVAAQYESEVVYHKIREDLEEKGVIFLDTDTALREHEELFREYFTTVIPTGDNKFSALNTAVWSGGSFIYVPKGVHVDIPLQAYFRINTENMGQFERTLIIADEDSYVHYVEGCTAPIYSSDSLHSAVVEIVVKKGARVRYTTIQNWSNNVYNLVTKRAVAHEGATMEWIDGNLGSKVTMKYPGVWMVGEHAKGETLSIAFAGEGQHQDAGSKMVHAAPYTSSSIVSKSVARGGGRTSYRGLVQVLEGSHHSKSTVRCDALLVDTISRSDTYPYVDVREDDVQMGHEATVSKVSEDQLFYLMSRGMTEEEAMAMIVRGFIEPIARELPMEYALELNRLIELQMEGAVG
- a CDS encoding non-heme iron oxygenase ferredoxin subunit; its protein translation is MSAVRVGSVADFALDAPLAVTVEGVQVAVVRTDEGFFAIQDRCSHANVKLSEGEVDGCELECWLHGSMFDLRTGKPSGPPATAPVPVYPVTLAGDDVLVDVSPEA
- a CDS encoding ABC transporter ATP-binding protein, which codes for MSAAAVEVVDLVKRYGPRPVVDGLSLRVERGSVTAVLGPNGAGKTTTIETCEGYRRPDSGTVRVLGLDPVRDSAELKARVGVMLQGGGIPNAIRPQEALEHAAALYADPLPPGLLVERLGLGGSLRTPYKRLSGGQQQRLSLALALVGRPELVFLDEPSAGLDPHARGVIGDLVIELRRAGVTVVLTTHLIDEAERLADEVVIIDTGRVVASGSPAELTAGGAQTRLTFSARPGLPLEALRSALPLGLTVTEEPAGAYRVDGPLTPAALVAVTGWCAALDVMPVGLSVSRRTLEDVFFEITGRELRA
- the sufC gene encoding Fe-S cluster assembly ATPase SufC, with product MSTLEIRDLQVTVDTEAGAKQILRGVDLTVRAGETHAIMGPNGSGKSTLAYSIAGHPKYTVTGGSVTLDGEDVLAMPVDERARAGLFLAMQYPVEVPGVSVSNFLRTAATATRGSAPALRTWVKEVREAMDRLGVDPAFAERNVNEGFSGGEKKRHEILQLELLKPKIAVLDETDSGLDVDALRVVSEGVNRVRATGEVGVLLITHYTRILRYIEPDFVHVFVDGRIAEQGGKELAERLEAEGYERYTKLAS
- a CDS encoding ABC transporter permease: MVAAQSRLELSMLLRNGEQLLLALVVPALLLVVGAKVDLGTATGARRVDAVTPGVLALAAMSIAFTGQAIATGFERRYGVLKRLGSTPLPRWGLLAGKTVAVLAVEAAQWVVLGAVAVVLGWRPHGDPFSVLALVLVGTSAFTALALLMAGTLRAEATLAGANLVWVLLLLGGGVVVPLSDYPRAGELVAEAFPLAALSEGLRGVLEHGHALPLGPFAVLCAWTAGAAVLAGRFFRWE
- a CDS encoding COX15/CtaA family protein translates to MSRSWRIVLGLAWASLVANCLLVVTGGAVRLTGSGLGCPTWPQCGDGSYVTHSAYGLHGAIEFGNRMLTFVLALVAVATLVSALTARPYRRGPVLLALGLFLGIPAQAVIGGITVLTKLNPWVVMLHLMCSLLMVAAAALLVVRVREGDAPARSELAQPLRHLTSALLGLVLVICYLGAVVTGSGPHAGDLEAKRTGLDPDRMSQLHADGVFLLVGLTVALLVALHATGAPAVVRRAAAVLLVVELAQSVIGFVQFFTGLPAALVAAHMLGATVLVAAAVHLVLSTRTRATRVPAARPAASAARPAVAART
- the sufD gene encoding Fe-S cluster assembly protein SufD, which translates into the protein MTESVLAPVVVKEHSHGGGAPVVDVRSRADSVRSFDPADFPRPSGREEDWRFTPLDTLGGLLDGEPSAHRLSVSSELPDGVELRTVGADDPFLRSVPAPVDRVSAFAATRSEGALVVSVPKEAQLDEPAVVRLTGTGSAADVVWGHVVVEVGAFAKATVVLEHDGAARYGAEVSVVVGDGASLELVSVQGWDDGSVHAAHHGVRLGRDARISSTQVTLGGELVRVVETVEYTGPGGDAELRGLYFADSGQHQEHRLFVDHSQPNCRSRVTYKGALQGESAHTVWVGDVLIRAEAGGTDTYELNRNLILTDGARADSVPNLEIETGEIEGAGHASATGRFDDEQLFYLQARGIPEDEARRLVVQGFFVDVLQKITVPAVRERLIAAIEAELAGGRA
- a CDS encoding NAD(P)H-dependent oxidoreductase, with product MSARGVVSLSGNPRRGSRTSHVAALLGADLHDELGLPGEAVHLDLAELPNPLAAGASEALAEAVEAVRGAAVLVVATPTYKASYTGLLKAFVDLLPPAALDGVLAVPVITLGSPAHTLAAEVHLRPLLLELGATTPTASVALLDADLADAAATSRRVVGSLVPYLTAVAALAARDSPVLRVTAAGAGLAP
- a CDS encoding helix-turn-helix transcriptional regulator, with amino-acid sequence MVVDASVQGTGAEPVSEARPQEPDARTRDRVARAISEAGPLTAAALARQLRLTPAAVRRHLDALLAAGHVEAREERAAGPRRRGRPAKEFALTGTGHAALASSYDDLAVSALRFLAATGGEAAVDAFARARVGEVEARYAAAVDAAGEDPAQRLDALAAALSADGYAASVRTSPAGGAQLCQGHCPVQSVAAEFPQLCDAEAASFARLVGAPTRRLATLAHGEHVCTTHVTTSSTTASSGGMH